A stretch of Deltaproteobacteria bacterium DNA encodes these proteins:
- a CDS encoding glycosyltransferase family 39 protein produces MRENTVGYLTVLALCAILLFTGLGSTSLWDIDETSNARAADEMLLSGDWVVPTLNGELRTDKPPLHYWFMMASYKVFGVSEYSARLFAAVFGFLTVLLTVWAGSRAFGAAVGNLSGLCLAVSFLFTVSSRSATTDAFLLFFTNLAVFAGFFAEGSRPMAILSWAAMGFAVLAKGPVGVVLPLGALLLYTLIAGRGVRGLRSLLDLGGILIFLGIAAPWYYLAASRTGGGLIEGFIFKHNVGRFLNPMESHRGPFFYYLLILLLGFFPWAAFLPQAVSRAFRMRKGRGREGGFGLLLLIWSGLVIIFFSVAGTKLPTYILPAFPALAIMTGAYIQSLDKRHGDGFVGRTWSWVVNLLPAVLFPAALIVGFKLRAPDLLPYALTALPLTAAALLGLFFHLRGRPLKGFRWAAAAAAVGALGIHLIAAPALEPYRMAPVVGREIARTAGLSDEAAEWGYFRPSLVFYANRHVERIRSMDGLKAFLRRREGRFLVTTEGKYRTWPGSLKGRLKVLKKGVDAVDSNKVILLLERSGKESLL; encoded by the coding sequence GTGAGGGAAAATACCGTCGGATACCTGACCGTCCTGGCCCTCTGCGCCATTCTGTTATTCACCGGGCTTGGGTCTACTTCCCTGTGGGACATCGACGAGACGAGCAACGCCCGGGCGGCCGATGAGATGCTCCTTTCCGGTGACTGGGTGGTGCCGACCCTCAACGGGGAGCTTCGGACCGACAAGCCCCCCCTCCATTACTGGTTCATGATGGCCTCCTACAAAGTCTTCGGTGTCAGTGAATACTCCGCCCGTCTTTTTGCTGCGGTTTTCGGGTTTCTCACGGTGCTGCTGACGGTCTGGGCGGGGAGTAGAGCCTTCGGGGCTGCGGTCGGGAACCTTTCGGGGCTGTGTCTGGCGGTATCATTCCTCTTCACGGTCTCCTCCAGATCGGCCACCACCGATGCCTTTCTGCTCTTTTTTACCAACCTCGCCGTTTTCGCGGGCTTTTTCGCCGAGGGGTCACGGCCCATGGCCATCCTCTCCTGGGCCGCCATGGGGTTCGCCGTTCTGGCCAAGGGACCCGTGGGGGTCGTCCTTCCCCTCGGCGCCCTCCTTCTCTATACCCTGATAGCGGGTCGCGGGGTCCGGGGACTGCGTAGTCTCCTTGATCTTGGGGGCATCCTCATCTTCCTGGGCATTGCCGCGCCCTGGTACTATCTCGCGGCGTCCAGGACGGGGGGAGGTCTCATCGAGGGGTTCATTTTCAAGCACAACGTCGGGCGTTTCTTAAATCCCATGGAAAGCCACCGGGGACCCTTCTTTTACTATCTGCTCATCCTTCTCCTCGGGTTTTTCCCCTGGGCGGCCTTTCTTCCCCAGGCGGTCTCCCGGGCATTCCGCATGAGGAAAGGTAGGGGCAGAGAGGGCGGTTTCGGCCTGCTTCTCCTTATCTGGTCCGGCCTGGTCATCATATTCTTTTCCGTCGCCGGGACGAAGCTCCCGACCTATATTCTTCCAGCCTTCCCCGCCCTGGCCATCATGACGGGCGCCTATATCCAATCCCTGGACAAGAGGCACGGCGACGGGTTTGTGGGAAGGACATGGTCGTGGGTCGTCAACCTCCTCCCCGCTGTCCTCTTCCCGGCCGCCCTGATTGTGGGTTTCAAACTGCGGGCGCCGGACCTCCTGCCCTACGCGCTGACCGCGCTTCCACTAACCGCCGCCGCCCTTTTAGGGCTGTTCTTTCACCTGAGGGGACGGCCCCTGAAGGGCTTTCGGTGGGCCGCGGCGGCCGCGGCCGTCGGAGCGCTGGGAATTCATCTCATTGCGGCCCCGGCCCTGGAGCCCTACAGGATGGCCCCGGTGGTGGGCAGGGAGATAGCCCGGACGGCCGGGCTATCTGACGAGGCCGCCGAGTGGGGGTATTTCCGGCCTTCCCTCGTGTTCTACGCCAACAGGCATGTGGAGCGGATCCGGTCCATGGATGGGCTGAAGGCCTTTCTCCGGCGCCGGGAGGGCCGTTTTCTCGTGACCACCGAGGGGAAGTACCGGACCTGGCCCGGCAGCCTGAAGGGTCGGCTGAAAGTCCTGAAAAAAGGTGTTGACGCCGTCGATTCCAATAAGGTCATACTCCTGCTGGAAAGGTCAGGGAAGGAATCGCTGCTATGA
- a CDS encoding phosphatase PAP2 family protein has product MNRMSNGISNRVFCLRTLLWAAMVLGAALLVWANRPIFLVINGRHFPALDRVMLSVTHFGNSYVLAIIIFLAAPFRRDVTIRAALSMIIAGVITALAKDLLAMPRPAVVFPNAVHVLGPVLRSKSMPSGHTTAVFALAFSLRKAVPRGWYIGALVSAAAVAVSRIYIGAHFPVDVLAGAVAGWVGSRVAKRPSDALIARARLAGRSFERVCLALAAASGIWIILEEPMMRYNPFFLGSVGIFGAVAAVVLLSRSFLRERGSS; this is encoded by the coding sequence TTGAATAGAATGTCAAATGGGATTTCAAACAGGGTGTTCTGTTTAAGGACCCTTCTTTGGGCCGCCATGGTCCTGGGCGCCGCGCTGCTGGTCTGGGCGAACAGACCCATCTTCCTGGTCATCAACGGCCGCCACTTCCCGGCCCTGGACCGGGTGATGCTGTCCGTCACCCACTTCGGCAACAGCTATGTTCTGGCCATCATCATCTTCCTCGCCGCACCCTTCCGCAGGGATGTAACGATCCGGGCGGCACTTTCCATGATCATCGCCGGGGTTATCACCGCGTTGGCAAAGGACCTTCTCGCCATGCCCCGGCCGGCGGTCGTTTTCCCGAATGCCGTCCACGTCCTGGGCCCCGTCCTCCGTTCGAAGAGTATGCCGTCAGGCCACACCACCGCCGTCTTCGCCCTCGCGTTTTCCCTCCGGAAAGCTGTCCCCAGGGGTTGGTATATCGGGGCCTTAGTGTCGGCCGCGGCCGTGGCAGTCTCCCGCATTTATATCGGGGCTCACTTTCCCGTGGATGTTCTGGCAGGGGCCGTCGCAGGATGGGTGGGAAGCCGTGTCGCCAAGCGGCCGTCAGACGCTTTGATTGCAAGGGCGCGTCTTGCCGGAAGGTCATTTGAGCGGGTTTGCCTGGCCCTTGCCGCGGCGTCGGGGATCTGGATAATCCTGGAGGAGCCTATGATGCGCTATAATCCTTTCTTCTTAGGTTCAGTGGGCATTTTTGGCGCGGTGGCCGCCGTCGTACTCCTCAGCCGCAGCTTCCTCCGGGAAAGGGGCTCATCGTGA
- a CDS encoding flippase-like domain-containing protein codes for MSGNEAARKWAVLALKIVVSVSALVFLLTRMDLRETLGLLAGSGKPMWALALLFLIVSQAVTTLRWHILLQPYGFILSRLRVLKIYWVGLFFSLFLPGIVGGDVVKTYYVAGSWRAAPTALFTLIADRTIGVAGMLVYAAVGLAFTWRSLPLWLSAGVAAMIALFYPVLIYMPRLSVPLLTLVRKLRDIPGDSLFIYWRHPLPALKGWGLSLIVHLCLVAAHVAMGRSLGLQLPVSSYLLLYPLTSLAAFIPLSLNGIGLREGAYVYILGRFGVAPEPAFSLALMWFSIVLANGLLGGAAYLLGGRIKGGPDPVE; via the coding sequence TTGTCGGGGAATGAGGCGGCCCGGAAGTGGGCCGTCCTCGCTCTCAAGATAGTTGTAAGCGTCTCGGCCCTGGTATTCCTGCTGACCCGAATGGACCTGCGGGAGACCTTGGGGCTCCTTGCCGGCAGCGGCAAACCCATGTGGGCGCTGGCCCTGCTCTTCCTCATCGTTTCCCAGGCTGTGACTACCCTGCGCTGGCACATCCTCCTTCAGCCCTACGGTTTTATCCTTTCAAGGCTAAGGGTCCTGAAGATCTATTGGGTGGGTCTCTTTTTCAGCCTTTTCCTTCCCGGAATCGTGGGCGGGGACGTGGTCAAAACCTATTACGTGGCCGGGAGCTGGAGGGCGGCTCCCACCGCCCTGTTCACCCTCATCGCGGACCGGACCATAGGGGTGGCCGGCATGCTGGTTTACGCGGCCGTGGGGCTGGCCTTCACATGGAGGTCGCTTCCCCTGTGGCTCAGCGCCGGGGTGGCGGCCATGATCGCCCTCTTCTACCCGGTACTGATCTATATGCCCCGCCTGTCGGTCCCGCTCCTGACCCTTGTCAGAAAGCTGAGGGATATTCCCGGTGATAGTCTGTTTATATACTGGCGGCATCCTTTGCCCGCCCTCAAGGGTTGGGGCCTTTCCCTTATCGTCCACCTCTGCCTCGTGGCGGCCCACGTAGCCATGGGACGCTCCTTGGGTCTTCAACTGCCGGTAAGCTCCTACCTTCTTCTGTATCCCCTGACGTCCCTGGCCGCGTTTATCCCCCTGAGCCTGAACGGCATCGGGCTCCGGGAGGGCGCCTACGTATATATTCTGGGACGCTTCGGCGTGGCGCCGGAGCCCGCCTTTTCCCTGGCCCTCATGTGGTTCTCCATCGTGCTGGCCAACGGTCTTCTGGGCGGGGCCGCATACCTCCTGGGCGGACGGATCAAAGGAGGCCCGGACCCTGTTGAATAG
- a CDS encoding glycosyltransferase family 2 protein, translated as MEKRPETSVDISVVVPIYNEMENIPPLTERVLSVMRGMSRPFELILVDDGSSDGSRDVYGPIADREPELKIVRFRRNFGQTAAMAAGFDIARGEIVVSLDGDLQNPPEEIPRLVERLEGDDLDLVSGWRRDRRDGAVSRKLPSFFANRIISRITGVKLHDYGCSLKAYRAEVLRDVQMYGELHRFLPVLVSMEGGRIAEMEVRHASRTMGRSKYGISRTYRVLMDLLTVTFLKQYGDRPQHAFGYFGVALFGGGFLIDGYLAALKLFTGADIGARPLLLLGTLMIIAGIQLLSIGLLSEVMARTYYESQGKPRYRIREIVGE; from the coding sequence ATGGAAAAACGCCCCGAAACTTCGGTCGACATTTCAGTGGTGGTCCCTATCTACAACGAGATGGAGAATATCCCGCCGCTGACCGAGCGCGTCCTGTCCGTCATGAGGGGGATGAGCCGCCCCTTCGAGCTGATCCTGGTGGACGACGGAAGCTCGGATGGAAGCCGGGATGTGTACGGCCCCATCGCTGATCGTGAGCCCGAACTGAAAATTGTCAGGTTCAGGCGGAACTTCGGGCAGACCGCCGCCATGGCGGCCGGTTTCGACATCGCCCGCGGGGAGATCGTCGTCTCCCTGGACGGGGACCTGCAGAATCCGCCGGAGGAGATCCCCCGCCTCGTTGAGAGGCTCGAGGGTGATGACCTTGACCTTGTGAGCGGGTGGCGCCGTGACCGCCGGGACGGGGCCGTAAGCCGGAAGCTGCCGTCCTTTTTCGCCAACCGGATCATAAGCAGGATTACCGGGGTGAAGCTCCACGACTACGGCTGCTCCCTCAAGGCCTACCGGGCCGAGGTCCTCAGGGATGTCCAGATGTACGGGGAACTGCACCGGTTTCTGCCGGTTCTCGTGAGTATGGAGGGCGGCCGCATCGCCGAGATGGAGGTCCGGCACGCGTCCCGCACCATGGGCCGGAGCAAGTACGGTATATCCAGGACCTACCGGGTTCTCATGGACCTGCTCACCGTCACATTTCTCAAACAATACGGGGACCGTCCCCAGCACGCTTTCGGCTATTTCGGCGTTGCGTTGTTCGGAGGCGGGTTCCTCATCGACGGCTACCTGGCCGCCCTGAAACTTTTTACGGGAGCGGATATCGGCGCCCGGCCTCTTCTGCTCCTGGGCACGCTCATGATCATCGCCGGAATACAGCTCCTTTCCATCGGGCTTCTTTCCGAAGTGATGGCCCGGACCTACTATGAATCCCAGGGAAAACCCCGGTACAGGATCAGGGAAATTGTCGGGGAATGA
- the mce gene encoding methylmalonyl-CoA epimerase, protein MKKPILDHIGIAVEDLDAAVELYGKLGFETKSIDDVPGFGVKVAFLPLGDGNIELVQPVSDDSAVAKFLSKKGPGFHHICLCVEDIRAELGRLEGLGVQVVDREPREGVHGALVAFLHPRSTGGVLVELVQRVDDR, encoded by the coding sequence ATGAAAAAGCCGATACTCGACCATATAGGTATCGCGGTAGAGGATCTTGATGCCGCGGTGGAGCTGTACGGAAAACTCGGATTCGAGACAAAGAGCATAGATGATGTTCCCGGATTCGGGGTGAAAGTCGCCTTCCTGCCGTTGGGTGATGGGAATATCGAGCTTGTGCAGCCTGTTTCCGATGACAGCGCCGTAGCGAAATTCCTGTCCAAAAAAGGCCCCGGGTTTCACCATATCTGCCTTTGCGTGGAGGATATACGGGCGGAGCTTGGCCGTCTGGAAGGGCTTGGTGTGCAGGTTGTGGACAGGGAACCCCGGGAGGGTGTCCACGGCGCCCTCGTCGCTTTCCTTCACCCCAGGAGCACCGGAGGAGTGCTCGTTGAGCTGGTCCAGCGGGTTGATGACAGATGA
- a CDS encoding methylmalonyl-CoA mutase family protein produces the protein MNDDIKKERKRWESVTYGPAVGKNPERKENFTTISGSPVKPLYTPEDVQDLEYLGDLGFPGEYPFTRGVRPSMYRGRLWTMRQYAGFGTAEESNRRYRYLLDQGQTGLSVAFDLPTQMGYDSDHPMSLGEVGRVGVAIDSLEDVETLFREIPLGKVSTSMTINSTAAILLSLYAEVGELQGVPVDGLRGTIQNDVLKEYIARGTYIFPPSPSMRLITDIFAYCSEQMPMFNTISISGYHMREAGSTAAQEVAFTLADGIAYVQAAVDSGMDVDRFASRLSFFFNVHNDFLEEIAKFRAARRLWADIMRNRFSAGRPASWMLRFHAQTAGCSLTAQQPENNVVRVAIQALAAVLGGTQSLHTNSRDEALALPTEDSVRIALRTQQLIACESGVANTIDPLAGSYAIEALTDSIEGEAREYIRRIDEMGGAARAIESGYQQKEIEESAYRFQMEVESGDRIVVGVNGFTVEGEEFSGELLKVNPDVERDQVQRLSALKIRRNRQNVDSALRSLEESARGGSNLMPRIREAVRAYSTLGEVSDVLRGVFGVYQPH, from the coding sequence ATGAACGACGACATTAAAAAGGAGCGTAAGCGCTGGGAGTCGGTGACATACGGTCCGGCGGTGGGGAAGAATCCTGAACGGAAGGAAAACTTCACCACCATCTCGGGTTCACCGGTTAAACCTCTCTATACCCCCGAGGATGTTCAGGATCTTGAATATCTGGGTGATCTTGGGTTCCCCGGTGAATACCCCTTCACCAGGGGGGTCAGACCGTCCATGTACAGGGGGCGCCTCTGGACCATGCGCCAGTACGCGGGGTTCGGGACCGCCGAGGAATCCAACAGGAGATACCGGTATCTCCTTGATCAGGGGCAGACGGGCCTTTCCGTGGCTTTCGACCTTCCCACCCAGATGGGATACGATTCGGACCACCCGATGTCGCTTGGGGAGGTCGGCCGGGTGGGTGTCGCCATCGATTCCCTGGAGGATGTGGAAACCCTGTTTAGGGAGATTCCCCTTGGCAAGGTCAGTACCTCCATGACAATCAACTCCACGGCCGCGATCCTCCTGTCTCTGTATGCAGAGGTGGGAGAGCTGCAGGGAGTTCCCGTGGACGGGCTCAGGGGGACCATCCAGAATGACGTCCTCAAGGAGTATATCGCCAGGGGCACCTACATCTTTCCGCCCTCCCCGTCCATGCGTCTTATTACCGACATTTTCGCCTACTGCAGCGAGCAGATGCCGATGTTTAACACCATCAGCATCAGCGGCTATCATATGCGGGAGGCCGGTTCCACCGCGGCCCAGGAGGTCGCTTTCACCCTGGCCGACGGCATCGCCTACGTTCAGGCGGCTGTGGACAGCGGGATGGACGTCGACCGGTTCGCCTCACGGCTCTCCTTCTTCTTCAACGTGCACAACGATTTTCTCGAGGAGATTGCCAAGTTCCGGGCCGCCCGGCGGCTCTGGGCCGATATTATGAGGAACCGTTTTTCGGCCGGCCGGCCGGCCTCCTGGATGCTGCGGTTCCACGCCCAGACAGCCGGCTGTTCACTGACGGCCCAGCAGCCCGAGAACAACGTGGTCAGGGTCGCTATCCAGGCCCTGGCGGCCGTCCTGGGCGGAACACAGTCGTTGCACACCAATTCCCGCGACGAGGCGCTGGCCCTTCCCACCGAGGACTCGGTGCGGATCGCCCTGAGGACCCAGCAGCTCATCGCCTGCGAGAGCGGTGTGGCGAACACCATTGATCCCCTGGCCGGCTCCTACGCCATCGAGGCGCTTACCGACTCCATCGAGGGCGAGGCGAGGGAGTACATCCGGAGGATAGACGAGATGGGCGGCGCGGCCCGGGCCATAGAGTCGGGGTACCAGCAGAAGGAGATCGAGGAGTCGGCCTACCGCTTCCAGATGGAGGTCGAGTCGGGCGACCGCATCGTTGTCGGCGTCAACGGTTTTACGGTCGAAGGTGAGGAGTTCTCCGGGGAGCTGCTCAAGGTGAACCCGGACGTGGAACGGGACCAGGTCCAGAGGCTCTCGGCCCTGAAGATCCGCCGGAACCGGCAGAATGTGGACTCTGCTCTCCGGTCGCTGGAGGAGTCGGCAAGGGGCGGGTCGAACCTGATGCCCCGCATCAGGGAGGCGGTCAGGGCCTATTCTACTCTGGGGGAGGTTTCGGACGTGCTGCGCGGGGTTTTCGGGGTTTACCAACCGCACTGA
- a CDS encoding biotin/lipoyl-binding protein, translating into MGYITIIDDEEVLVKVDNTGTGQTVVTVGDREVTADVFWTRSDLVSLIIDGRSYQVDIHSEKDSHSVLIDGESFEFDLFDERQALLKISAALGTEGIQEIKASMPGRIVKLLVAEGDEVRDGDGLVVVEAMKMENEIKSPKVGVVKKIGVKEGANVEAGELLVVVE; encoded by the coding sequence ATGGGTTATATAACGATCATTGATGATGAGGAGGTCCTCGTAAAGGTGGATAATACGGGGACCGGACAGACCGTTGTAACAGTTGGGGACCGGGAGGTTACAGCCGACGTTTTCTGGACCCGCTCCGACCTCGTCTCCCTTATTATCGACGGGCGTTCCTACCAGGTGGACATACACAGCGAAAAGGACAGCCACAGCGTCCTCATCGATGGGGAGAGTTTTGAATTCGACCTTTTCGATGAACGCCAGGCCCTTCTGAAAATCAGCGCCGCCCTCGGAACGGAGGGGATACAGGAGATCAAGGCGTCCATGCCGGGGAGGATCGTCAAACTCCTGGTCGCTGAGGGCGATGAGGTCCGGGACGGAGACGGCCTCGTGGTCGTTGAAGCCATGAAGATGGAAAACGAGATCAAGTCCCCTAAGGTGGGGGTGGTGAAGAAGATCGGTGTAAAAGAGGGGGCCAACGTGGAAGCAGGTGAGTTGCTGGTGGTCGTGGAGTAG
- the accC gene encoding acetyl-CoA carboxylase biotin carboxylase subunit, producing MFKKVLIANRGEIAVRLIRACKELGLPTVAVYSEADRNALHVRCADEAYCVGPPPSAESYLVMDKIIEVAGRFGADAIHPGYGFLAENSAFARMCEANGINFIGPSPSAIDLMGHKTVARATMQKAGVPVVPGTELIDDDMELARMALEIGLPVMIKAAAGGGGKGMRVVHEEKEIESAIRAARSEATSAFGNGAVYIEKYLEDPRHIEFQILADRHGNVIHLFERECSIQRRHQKVIEEAPSTALDEVLRKRMGEAAVNAAKAAGYWSAGTVEFLVDRNMDFYFLEMNTRLQVEHPVTELITGIDIAKMMFHIASGGKLSMKQEDLRRNGWALECRIYAEDPFNNFMPSPGKIRTLRVPSGPGIRDDSGVFAGYEVPLHYDPMISKLCTWGKDREEAVLRMKRALDEYVVEGIKTTIPFHRKVMDNESFLSGDITTGFIGDKFIPEAGEKSDELRTVAIVAAALQTQRRLRSAVRRPEAAGGSLDAWKMLGRRSRWVI from the coding sequence ATGTTCAAAAAAGTGTTGATCGCAAACAGGGGGGAGATAGCGGTACGCCTGATCCGGGCCTGCAAGGAGTTGGGGCTCCCGACGGTGGCCGTCTATTCCGAGGCGGACCGGAACGCCCTCCACGTCCGGTGTGCCGATGAGGCTTACTGCGTCGGTCCGCCCCCCTCCGCGGAAAGCTACCTTGTTATGGATAAAATCATTGAAGTGGCCGGAAGATTCGGAGCCGACGCGATACATCCCGGCTACGGGTTTCTGGCCGAGAATTCGGCCTTTGCCAGAATGTGCGAGGCAAACGGCATCAATTTCATCGGACCGTCCCCGTCCGCTATCGATTTGATGGGGCACAAGACGGTGGCGCGGGCTACCATGCAGAAGGCCGGCGTACCCGTGGTACCCGGGACCGAGCTGATCGATGACGACATGGAATTGGCCCGCATGGCTCTTGAGATTGGGCTGCCCGTGATGATCAAGGCCGCTGCGGGCGGCGGCGGCAAGGGGATGCGTGTCGTCCATGAGGAGAAGGAGATCGAAAGCGCCATCAGGGCGGCACGCTCCGAGGCGACGTCCGCGTTCGGCAACGGTGCCGTTTACATCGAAAAGTACCTCGAGGACCCCCGCCACATCGAGTTCCAGATCCTGGCCGATCGCCATGGCAACGTTATCCATCTCTTCGAGAGGGAGTGTTCCATCCAGAGACGCCATCAGAAGGTGATCGAGGAGGCCCCCTCAACGGCCCTGGATGAGGTGCTGAGGAAAAGGATGGGAGAGGCCGCCGTCAATGCGGCGAAGGCCGCCGGATATTGGAGTGCAGGCACTGTTGAATTTCTGGTGGACCGGAATATGGATTTCTACTTCCTCGAGATGAACACGCGGCTCCAGGTGGAACATCCGGTGACGGAGTTGATCACGGGGATCGATATCGCCAAGATGATGTTCCATATCGCGTCGGGCGGGAAGCTTTCCATGAAGCAGGAGGACCTTCGAAGAAACGGCTGGGCGCTGGAATGCAGGATCTACGCCGAGGACCCTTTCAACAACTTCATGCCGTCGCCCGGGAAAATCCGCACCCTCCGGGTCCCCAGCGGACCCGGCATCCGTGACGATTCCGGGGTCTTTGCCGGCTATGAGGTTCCTCTACACTACGACCCCATGATCTCGAAGCTTTGCACCTGGGGCAAGGACCGCGAGGAAGCGGTACTGAGGATGAAGCGGGCGCTGGACGAATATGTCGTAGAGGGCATAAAGACGACCATACCCTTCCACCGGAAGGTCATGGACAATGAGAGTTTTCTTTCAGGTGATATAACCACAGGCTTTATAGGGGATAAGTTCATTCCCGAGGCAGGTGAAAAAAGCGATGAATTAAGGACCGTGGCCATCGTCGCGGCGGCGCTCCAGACGCAGAGGCGCCTGCGCAGCGCGGTCCGGCGTCCGGAGGCGGCCGGCGGATCGTTGGACGCATGGAAGATGCTGGGCAGGAGGTCGAGATGGGTTATATAA